The following are from one region of the Biomphalaria glabrata chromosome 4, xgBioGlab47.1, whole genome shotgun sequence genome:
- the LOC129926033 gene encoding caldesmon-like, translating to MATTSGYDLEEFRKKLIHEAKTELELRGKELTAYVQQMVAAEAERLEREKARGREKEKEEAERLEREKARGREKEKEEADRIEREKVREAEKLEREKVREAERIEREKKEEADRKVRIQVELMRIEAGVSVPTEGNSNNSANIESHSSAAWMKKKIQPFAEDKDDIGDYLKRFEIKLAKFNVQEKEWSEILLDFVHGKALTICQNHDHSMQNSYQVLKKELLNAYGHNAETFRKKYYENTPSSQVDPQTTINSEKDFFTKWLAFENVENTYEGLKNFILIDNFINKCDPQLQSFVKERNPKVIEDLVEIIRIFKNAYPNNPLSVSDHKKVIDLVNYVKRNDVSDRDYGRRNDRSRERGSNGRDSYEGIKDRSWENENKGMESYDRRIDRPKAGDRNFRDVTCFNCQEKGHMAYQCRKHRGDGAGNRNAQGNSGTSDRRGNQGNRRQERDNRPPDRVNFVRSIQDRDRDNGHSEPDEEINYVDCGEDRFKLYPGMINNKQVNVIRDTASSTLAVRGGLVKSKDYLGYTKSVRLADGAVKRFEACKVFLRSPLYTGYCEGVAMPRLSRDVLLGNVAGVSAASDKQVRRWKSRYGNMRQNKPRNDRICFNCHKQGHIAKDCWSRAEQPKQKIASSDRRHRSVSDSDGRRDDYGSGNRKSYRGRRPQAGYSGVRRDVNSSWREQMYESCR from the exons ATGGCAACTACTTCAGGTTACGACCTGgaagaatttagaaaaaaactaattcatGAAGCTAAGACAGAACTAGAACTGCGCGGCAAAGAACTAACTGCCTATGTACAGCAGATGGTGGCGGCAGAAGCAGAAcgcttggagagagagaaagctagaggcagagaaaaagaaaaagaagaagcagaacgcttggagagagagaaagctagaggcagagaaaaagaaaaagaagaagcagatcgcATAGagcgggaaaag gttagagaggcagaaaagttagagagggaaaaggttagagaggcggaACGCATCGAGAGGGAGAAGaaagaagaggcggacagaaAAGTGAGAATTCAAGTTGAACTGATGAGGATAGAGGCTGGTGTAAGTGTGCCCACCGAAGGAAACAGCAACAATAGTGCCAACATAGAAAGCCATAGTAGCGCCGCATGgatgaagaagaaaatccaaccttTTGCGGAAGACAAGGACGACATCGGCGACTATCTGAAAcgctttgaaattaaacttgCAAAGTTTAATGTTCAGGAGAAGGAGTGGTCCGAAATCTTGTTGGACTTCGTACATGGGAAAGCCCTCACGATTTGCCAAAACCATGACCACTCCATGCAAAACAGCTATCAGGTGCTAAAGAAGGAACTGCTAAACGCATACGGGCACAACGCGGAAACATTCCGAAAGAAGTATTATGAAAACACACCATCCAGCCAAGTTGATCCGCAGACAACCATCAACTCAGAGAAAGACTTCTTCACTAAATGGCTCGCATTCGAGAATGTAGAGAACACCTACGAGGGGTTGAAGAACTTCATTCTGATTGATAACTTTATCAATAAGTGCGACCCTCAGCTACAGTcctttgtaaaagaaagaaacccgAAGGTAATTGAAGACTTAGTAGAAATTATTAGGATCTTTAAGAATGCTTACCCAAACAACCCACTTTCAGTTAGCGaccacaaaaaagttattgacctGGTAAATTATGTAAAGAGAAATGATGTTAGTGATAGGGATTATGGTAGGAGAAATGATAGGTCCAGGGAACGTGGGAGCAATGGTCGGGATAGTTATGAGGGCATAAAGGATAGATCctgggaaaatgaaaacaaggGCATGGAAAGTTATGATAGGAGAATAGATAGACCTAAAGCGGGTGATAGAAACTTTagggatgttacatgttttaactGTCAGGAAAAGGGACACATGGCATACCAGTGTAGAAAACATAGAGGGGATGGAGCTGGCAATAGAAATGCTCAGGGTAATAGTGGCACTAGTGATAGGAGAGGTAATCAAGGAAACCGTAGACAAGAGAGGGATAATCGGCCACCGGATAGGGTTAATTTTGTAAGGAGCATCCAAGACAGGGATCGTGATAACGGACATAGTGAAccagatgaagaaattaattacgttgattgtggggaagatagatttaaactatatccaggcatgataaataataaacaggtaaATGTGATCCGGGACACAGCTAGCAGTACACTCGCAGTTCGAGGAGGATTAGTGAAATCTAAGGATTATTTAGGCTATACCAAATCAGTCAGGTTGGCAGACGGCGCAGTTAAGAGATTCGAAGcatgcaaagtgttccttcgaTCTCCATTATACACAGGGTATTGCGAAGGTGTAGCCATGCCGAGGTTATCTAGAGATGTTTTACTTGGAAATGTAGCAGGTGTCAGCGCCGCTTCTGACAAACAGGTTAGAAGGTGGAAAAGCAGGTATGGCAACATGAGGCAAAATAAACCTAGAAATGACAGAATTTGTTTTAACTGCCATAAACAGGGGCACATCGCTAAAGACTGTTGGAGTAGGGCAGAACAGCCTAAACAGAAGATTGCGAGTTCGGATAGGAGGCACAGGTCTGTGTCCGATAGTGATGGTAGAAGAGATGACTATGGTAGCGGTAATCGCAAGTCATACAGAGGTAGAAGGCCACAAGCGGGCTATAGTGGTGTAAGAAGAGATGTTAACTCCAGTTGGAGAGAACAAATGTATGAGTCGTGTAGATAG
- the LOC129925805 gene encoding mediator of RNA polymerase II transcription subunit 15-like — protein MEDNFVFPATSPQEFPDTTMKQTAKPKSSKGKARKKKGDNTPEDPYAKVKRSKSKKLKGLPLDKAEQLRLKMNEQERTRQRAIREAIDELKQMDIPDFLSADNYKVGCKCHTLKTVIAYIAHIMNQIENHDQIHGVSEHLQRQTQLHQQRLQEKLNVMKQEEAQYQLQQQELEKEILLHQQQQQLIQQQQFLQPTTNLQLPCDSQEQQLQSDQQQVILGQPQIQLETQQILPNLQQQQLLFNPQQQHQEMQLYHQQPDTIVEQKITLLENHQQQIPQQLLSTMYQPQLQQHISPQFHPQKLDVQPPIPVLLHQQQTQQKQSLLPSINPIGFPSHLSAPPINSTSFNHASGSVGSNGHFSSMYQGQYHHCGVNPLEQPVFAPQYYSAPNSWTPHCQPLRHVYVGPDVNLMNKCLSSKKKPSRKASSKKGKTTTPARAAASSTTASTTSTAPSDPGSHTGVSSTGKKRVLDDQKNIAFADTSSPTFSDTTSAFFLPTADQSASGSTPSDSGNSNRSISRESDMGVDYVSNKDQNNDTEKTDWLLDAASVNQFF, from the exons ATGGAGGATAATTTTGTATTCCCTGCAACATCTCCACAAGAATTTCCAGACACTACGATGAAACAAACGGCTAAGCCTAAATCGTCCAAGGGAAAAGCTCGAAAGAAGAAGGGAGACAATACACCTGAAGACCCTTATGCAAAAGTGAAACGTTCCAAAAGTAAGAAACTGAAAGGACTTCCATTAGATAAAGCTGAGCAGTTGAGACTTAAAATGAATGAACAG gAAAGAACTCGTCAAAGAGCAATAAGGGAGGCCATTGATGAGCTGAAACAAATGGACATTCCTGACTTCCTAAGCGCAGACAATTACAAAGTTGGTTGTAAATGTCACACGTTAAAAACTGTCATCGCTTACATCGCTCACATAATGAACCAGATAGAGAATCACGACCAGATTCACGGCGTATCTGAACATCTCCAGCGACAGACTCAGCTGCATCAACAGCGGTTACAGGAGAAACTAAATGTGATGAAACAGGAGGAGGCACAGTATCAGTTACAACAACAGGAGCTAGAGAAGGAAATACTGTTGCACCAACAGCAACAGCAGCTAATACAACAGCAACAATTTTTACAACCTACGACAAATCTACAGCTACCGTGTGATTCACAGGAACAACAGTTGCAGTCAGATCAACAGCAGGTCATTCTTGGGCAACCACAAATACAACTTGAAACACAGCAGATACTGCCTAATCTGCAACAACAACAGCTACTGTTCAATCCTCAGCAACAACATCAAGAAATGCAACTATACCACCAACAACCAGACACAATAGTAGAGCAAAAAATAACACTCTTAGaaaaccatcaacaacaaatCCCTCAGCAACTGCTAAGTACCATGTACCAGCCTCAACTACAGCAACATATTTCGCCCCAATTTCATCCACAAAAACTCGATGTACAGCCTCCTATTCCGGTACTTTTACATCAACAGCAAACTCAACAGAAACAATCCTTATTACCTTCTATCAACCCAATCGGTTTTCCCAGTCATCTGTCTGCTCCACCTATAAACAGCACTTCATTTAATCATGCCTCAGGATCTGTTGGGTCTAATGGACACTTTAGTTCTATGTATCAGGGTCAGTACCATCACTGTGGTGTAAACCCCTTAGAGCAGCCTGTATTTGCACCGCAATACTATTCAGCTCCGAATTCTTGGACACCCCATTGCCAGCCCTTAAGACATGTTTATGTAGGTCCTGATGtcaatttaatgaataaatgcCTGAGCTCAAAAAAGAAACCCAGTCGAAAAGCAAGTTCTAAAAAGGGCAAAACTACTACCCCGGCTAGAGCAGCAGCATCATCTACTACAGCATCAACTACATCAACAGCACCATCTGACCCAGGCAGTCACACTGGTGTAAGTTCTACAGGGAAAAAAAGAGTTCTAgatgaccaaaaaaatattGCCTTTGCTGATACGAGTAGCCCAACATTTTCTGACACAACCTCGGCTTTTTTCTTGCCGACTGCTGACCAAAGTGCAAGTGGCTCAACCCCTAGTGACAGCGGTAACTCCAACCGATCCATCAGCAGAGAGTCCGATATGGGGGTCGATTATGTTAGCAACAAAGATCAAAACAATGACACTGAGAAGACGGATTGGCTGCTGGATGCCGCTTCTGTTAATcagtttttttga